The Acutalibacter muris genomic sequence ACGGGGACTTATACGTACTTTACCGCCGTGCCGCAGACCATCACCCCGGCGGCCCCAACCCCCGCAAGCTTAAAGGCCAGCTTGACCGGCCTCGTTACTTCCTCTTACGCTCCGGCACAACCTCGGACTTGTCCACCGAGTGGGCCACCAGCCCAGGCTCGGCGGGCTCCCTGTCGGGTATCGCCAGATTCAGGATAATGCCCACGATTATCCCAAGACCGATATTCGTGAAGTTAAAGGTGGCGTTGCCTATCACCGCCCCGCCGATGGCCAGCACCAGCATGACAGCCGCTATGCACAGGTTGCGGTTCTTGGTGAAGTCCACGTGGTTTTCCACCAGGGTCCTAAGGCCCACCGACGCTATCATGCCGTACAGCACTATGCACGCCCCGCCCAGCACGCAGTTGGGCACCGACTGGATGACCCCGATGGCTTTGCCGAAGAAGCTGACAACGAGGGCGACAAGCGCCGCTATCCGCAGGGACGCGGGGTTATAGTTGCCCGTGGCGGCCAGCACGGCGGTGTTCTCGCTGTAAGTGGTGTTGGGAGGTCCACCCACCAAGCCCGCGAAGACCGTTGCAAGGCCGTCGCCCAGCATGGTGCGGTGCAGTCCCGGGTCCTGGGTGAAGTCCTTGCCCACCACAGCGCCGTTGGCGTACACGTCCCCCACGTGCTCCACGCAGGTGACTATGGCGATGGGAGCTATCATGCCGATGGCAGTGATGTTGAAGCTGGGCAGGACGAAGTGGGGCACCTGAACCCAGTCATAGTCGGCGATGACCCCGGTGTTCATCAGGGCCGCCGGGGCTATGCCGGTCTTTGTGAGGATAAGGGACAGCACATAGCCGCCCACCAGGGCGATGACGATGGAGCTCATCTTCACCATGCCACGGCCGCAGCTGGACAGCACCACCGCCGTCAGGCAGACCACAGCCGCCAGGATCCACGCCCAGACGTATGTGGGCATATCGTACCCTTCGCCGAAGATGGGAAGGGCGCTGCCGTCGGGGCCGTACTGGGTCTGGATGTTGTTGATGGCCGAGGAGGCCAGATTCAGGCCGATAAGGGTTATACCCACACCCCGGACCACCGGGGGGAAGAGCTTGTCAATAAGCCCTCTGCCAAAGAGCCTGATGATAAGGGCCAGCAAGAGGTAAAAGGCTCCCGCCGCGATAATGCCCCCCATGGCCGCGGAGACCTGTTCATCATAGGTGGCCCCGAAGCTCTGGTTGCCTATGACCCCGCAGAGGGCCGAGATAAAGGCGAAGGAGCTGCCAAGGAAGGTAGGCATACGCCCGCCGGTGCACAGGTGGAAGATAAGGGTACCGCAGCCCGCGCAGAACAGAGCCACGCCCACGTCCAGGCCCGTCAGCAGGGGCACCAGGATGGTGGCGCAGCTCATGGCAAAGGCGTGCTGGAACCCCAGCGCCAGCGCCTTTTTCGCCCCCAGCTTCTCATATTCCTCCGACCGGGGGAACAACAGGCGGTTGAGCTTTTTAAGTAATTCCATTTTTTGACCTCCTCTATTCTTTTTATAAAAGCTTAAACGGCCTAATTGTAGCAGAGTGGGAGGCGTTTGTCAATGGGGATATGAACAAATTGTGAAGAAATTTAGGGAAACCGGGAGCTTACCGTCATACCCGGCCCTAATAGTAAACTTCGTTAACTATAGTTATCGAAGTTTACTATTATCACCTTGCGCACCATGGTCCGCCATACTGTGTCATAATGATCTTTGCCAGCTTCGGATTCGGGTTCTTTATGCGCACGGGGTGCTGCAAACGCTTTTCGTATACAAACATTACTCGTTATCCTCCCTTTCCCACGGCCAGGGGCCGTTTATCCAATCCCAGCGGCTGGTGTCCCGGCTCAGCTCGTTCAGAGGGCCGAAGGCCTCCTCGTATTCCCGGACCTGCTGGCTGAGACGCTGGCGGTACTCCTCCAACCGGCGGGCGGCTTCGCAGTTATTGGGGTGGGTATCCAGGAAAAGGTGCAGCTCCCAGCAGGCGAACTGCATGGCGCTTATCTTGCGGCGCAGGGCCTGCCTGGTGTTTTCGCTCATCGGGGCTCGCCCCCTCTCCTGCCATAAAAGGGCTTATCCAGCACAGGGAAAAGGGTCCCGGTGTCCAGGGCCCGCTCGGCGCTGTGCAGGGTGCTGCTCCACTGCTGGTAGGGCACGTAGGCCATAGCGGGCACCGGGTCCGTCGGAAGGGGCGTGGGGTCCGGGCCACAGTGCTCTAATTTATCTGTCATAGTTTGAGCTCCTCTCATAAAATGCTCGGGGATTGTCCCCGGTACTATTTTATGCGAAGGGGCTTTTTATGTGACGCCCTAAGGTGGAGAGCTTCCCAAGGGCCCGGCCCTGGCAGAAAAGGGCATCGTAATCGTGCACGGGTATGGGGCCGTATTTCGGGTTCAGTGACAGCAGCTCCCCCTGCCCCAGGCGTTTGATATAGCCGTCGCCGTTTAGGAAGAAGATACCGATCTCCCCCTCGTTTACGAAGCCCTCCACCCGCTCCACGAACACGATGTCGCCGTCCCTATAGGCGGGCTCCATGCTGTCGCCGTTTACCCGCACACAGAAGTGGGCTCGTTCAGGCACCAGCTCACCGGGTATCTCCAGCCGGGTGGTATAGGCGGCGTCCACCCAGGGCTCGCCGGACCCGGCGCTTACCGCCAGGTCGTAGCAGTTGATATAGGTCACCCAGCCGTGCTTCTCCTTTTCCAGAAGCTTGGGGCGGGTCATGCGCTCATATTCCTTTTGGAGTATGGTATCCACCAGGTCCCGGCCGTGCACGTCCAAAAGCCGGTAGCGTCGCAGCTTTTCCAGCTCCTCCGGGGTGGCGGAGCCGGAGCCCTCTGTGCCCAGAAGCTGGTCCGCGGACACGTCCAGCAGGGCTATCAGCTGGCGGAGCTTATTTATATCCGGCTGGCGGCGGCCGGTCTCATATCCGCAGTAGGTGGTCTTGTCCACGCCCAGCTCCGAGGCCATTTCGGCCTGGGTCCTGCCGGAGGCGGCGCGGGCGGCTTTCAGCTGTTCGGGGAAATTCATATTGTTCACTCCTTTATGACTAGTATAGCCCATGCGTATGCGTATTGTCAATTAAAATAGAAAACCTCTTGACAAAATGTCAATTCGTCATTATAATATAATATATAGGTGACAAAACGTCAATCTAATTATATTGTGCGAGGGGGAAATGACAATGATGCAGACGGGTATCCGGGAGAGGTTCGACTATGGAAGGATGGCACGGGAGGCGGAGAGCGAGCGGGACAGGCTTAGGGCCATCATAAAGCGGAGAAGGGACCGGGGGCCGGCGGGCCGGGAGAGCCCCCTGGAGTGGGACCAGGGGAACCGGCGGTTTTATACCATGTACTTGGAGCAGCGCAGGAACGCCATGGAGTTTCAGCGCCGGGCCCGGGAGAGGGGCGCCAATGGGACGTAAGAAGCTTAGCGGGAAGAGGTATTCGGACCTTTGCGAGAGCTACTTTCTCCAGTGCGGCAGAGAGGGGCGGCACCCCTCTCTGCCAGGGCTGGCCCTGGCCCTGGGCATGGACAGCCGGGAGGAGCTGGAGCGGCTGGCGGCAGAGAGCCGGGGCGGCGGCGCGGCGGCGGTGCGCCGGGCCATTACCCGGGTGGAGGAGTTCAACGTCCAGTCGGCCTTTCAGAAGGACACGGCCCAGAGCGCAAAGTTTATTTTGCAGTGCGGCTTCGGTTATGGGGAGAAGCGGGGCAAAAAGGACCGGGAGGACATAAAGGTGGAGATTGAGGAATGAGGGTGACGATACCGAGGGGGGCGTTTAACCCGGTGTACCTGCCCTTGCTGCGGGAGGAGGAGAGCCGGTATCTGGTGCTGTACGGTGGGGCGGGCAGCGGCAAGAGCGTGTTCGCGGCCCAGCGGCTGCTGATAAGACTGCTGGAGCAGCCGGGGAGGAATCTTCTGGTGGCAAGGGCCGTGGCGGCGGCGCACAGGGACTCCACCTATGCGCTGTTCAAGCAGGTCATCGGGAGATGGGGGCTGGAGGAGGTGTTTCAGTGCATGGACGGAGAGCCGCGCATTTGCTGCGTGAACGGCGGCGAGATCATCTTCAAGGGCCTGACGGACCCGGAGAAGCTGAAGTCCGTCACCTTTTCCGGGGGAGAGCTGACGGACGTGTGGATAGAGGAGGCCTCGGAGCTTGGCGAGGGGCAGTTCAACCAGCTGGACCTGCGGCTGAGGGGGCGGGGACTCAAAAAGCAGATGACCCTGACCTTTAACCCGGTGTCCTCTGAGCACTGGATTAAAAGGCGGTTCTTCGACCGTGAGGACCAGCGGGCCAGGGTGCTGAAGACTACCTATAGGGACAACCTGTTCCTGGACGGGGACTACCGGCGGACCTTAGAGGGGTATAGGGAGAGCGACCCCTACTACTATCAGGTGTACTGCCTGGGAGAGTGGGGCGTTTTGGGCGGCGGCGTCTTCCATCCGGGAAAGGTGGCCGGGCGGCTGAGGGACGCGCCGGAGCCGGCGGAGAGAGGCGAGTTTGCCTTTGAGACCGGGTACGACGGGGCGGTGGGCCGGGTGCTGATGCGGGAGGAGAGCGTGAGCTTCGCCCGGCAGGAGAGCGGCTGTGTGTCCGTATACAGTCCCCCGGAGCCCGGGCGGGAATATGTTGTCGGCGGGGACACCGCCGGGGAGGGCTCGGACTATTTTGTGGCCCAGGTGCTGGACCTGGAGAGCGGGGAGCAGGTCTGCGTCCTCAGGGGGCGCATGGACGAGGACGTGTTCGCCCGACAGGTCTACTGCCTGGGGCTTTGGTACAACCGGGCTTTGCTGGCGGTGGAGTGTAACTTTTCCAGTTATCCGCTGCGGGAGCTGGAGCGGCTGGGGTATATGAACCTGTACGTCCGGGAGGGCGGGAGGCTGGGCTTTCGCACCACGTCCAGCACAAGGCCGGTGATAATAGCGGGGCTTGTGGAGGTGGCCAGGGACCATGTGGAGTGGATAAACCACAGGGAAACCTTAAGGGAGATGCTGAGCTTTGTGCGAAACCAGAGAGGCCGGGCCGAGGCCCAGGCCGGGGCCCATGACGACTGTGTGATGGCCCTGTGCATAGCGTACCAGGTGCGGCGGGAGCGGCAGGAGACGGAGGCCCAGTGGAGCTTTACGGTGAGCAGAACAAGGGACGAATAGAGAGGGAGGTTATAAATGGAGAATTTTAACGGAATCAAAAATATAGCCCTGGGAGCGCTGGCGGCGGCAGGGGCGGTTATAGCCCAAGCCCTGGGGGGCTGGGATGGGACGCTGAAGGCCCTTTTGGCCTTTATGGCGGCGGACTATGTGACCGGGCTCGTGGTGGCGGCGGTGTTCAGGCGGTCGCCAAAGACGGAGCGGGGGGCCCTTTCCAGCCGGGCGGGGTTTCTTGGGCTTGTGAAGAAGTGCGACATACTGCTGCTGGTGCTCTTGGCGGTGCTGCTGGACGAGGCCACGGGCAGCGGCATTATCCGAGCGGGGGTCTGCCTGTTCTTTACCGCCAACGAGGGGCTGTCCATACTGGAGAACCTGGGGCTTATGGGGGTGCCGTACCCCGGGTTTCTGCGGGATATGCTGGAGGCCATGAGGAAGAAGAACGATGATGATGTGGAGGGTGAGGGGTGAACATAGTCAAAAAGCTTTGCCCGCAGGAGAGGTACAATATAAAGTGTCCCTATCTGCGGGAGCCGGACAGGATAGTGGTCCATAACACCGCCAACGACGCGCCGGCGGCCAACGAGATAAACTATATGATAAACAGGCCCGAGGAGGTGAGCTTTCACTTTGCGGCAGACGACACTGAGGTCGTGCAGGGGCTGCCCTTGGAGCGCAACGCCTGGGCCAGCGGGGACGGCCTTGGGGCCGGGAACCTGCGGGGAATCCATGTGGAGATATGCTATTCAAAAAGCGGCGGGGAGCGGTTTCAAAGGGCCGAGGAGAACGCCGCGCGGCTCCTTGCGGAGCTGTTGAAGGAGCGTGGCTGGGGTCTGGACCGGGTGACGAAGCACCAGGACTATGACGGCAAATACTGCCCCCATAGGACCCTGGATTTAGGCTGGGAGCGGTTCTTGAAGATGGTGAAAAAATATTTGGAGCAGGAGGACAATGTGGATTATAATACGTTTAAAAGGTATATGGATAGGTATAACAGGGAGCTGGCGGCTGCCCAGGTTTCAGGCTGGGCGGGAGAAAGCTGGGGCTGGGCCAAGGAGAATGGCCTGCTGGACGGCTCCGCGCCAAAAGCGCCGCTGACAAGGGAGCAGGCCGCCGCTGTACTAAGCCGGGTTCTAAAAGACGGGGCAGGGACATAAGATAGACCAAAACCGTGGGGGGAGATGTGGCGTGTGTTCTGTACGGTCAGGGTGAAGCGGCGGGCAAGGGGGCTTGTGCTGGCGGGAGCGCTGGCGCTGGCGGTGCTTGTGCCGGTGCTCTCAGGGGTCTGGGCGGCGGGAGAGGAGGCCCGGAGGGACTTTATCAAATGGGTGGACTTTGAGGCGCCCGAGTCCGTGCTGGAGAGGGCGCTGGAGGTGGACGTGGAGTCCCATGAGGAGGGGCAGCCGGTGGACTGGATAGACCTGCTGGCATATCTTGCGGCCAAGTACGGCGGGGATTTTAAGCTGTATAAGCAGGCGGACTTTGACAGCGCCGTGGAGAGATTAAAGGCCGGGGAGGACCTTTCGGAGACACCCAGCTATTCCTACTATCGGGAGGCCTATGGGGCGGTGCTGGGGGGCTTTGTGGGGGAGTTCCAGGTGGAGGGTGACGAGGGCTGGGAGAGCTGCTATGGGCTGAAGGCCTACTCCCCCCTTGCCAAGACCTTCCCCTACAGCGACTATGACGATTTCGGCGCGGGGCGGGACTACGGCTATAGGCGGCGGCACCTGGGCCACGACATGATGGCGGCGGTGGGCACGCCGGTGATAGCGGTGGAGTCCGGCACGGTGGAGGCTTTGGGCTGGAACCAGTACGGCGGCTGGCGTATTGGTATCAGGAGCTTTGACGGGCTCCGCTACCATTACTATGCGCATTTAAGGCAAAACAGGCCCTATGCCCAGGGACTGGAGCAGGGAGACACAGTGATGGCCGGGGACGTGATAGGGTATGTGGGCCGCACAGGGTACAGCGCCACGGAGAATACAAACGGGATAGAGCAGAGCCATCTGCACTATGGCTTACAGCTGATATTTGACGAGAGCCAGAAGGAGGGCAACGGTGAGATCTGGGTGGATGTGTATCAGATATGCCGTATGCTCCGGGGGCACCAGAGCGAGGTGGAGAGGGAGGCGGAGACGAAGGAATGGAGGAGAGTCCGGGGGTTTAGGGAGGAGATACGGGGACTGGACAAAAAAACCCTTGAATAACCGGCCAACATAGTGTATAATATAAAAGTATTCCTCTCCCCTGGGGATGTAAAGGTTTCGACGGGGGAGGGAAACCCTGGTAAGCGGGCAGTGGCGCCGGACCACTTTAAAACCGGCAAACCTTAAAATTAAACGACAACGACTTTGTTGCTGTTGCTGCTTAAATAAGCAGCCGTTCTTACCCGGAGCACCGCGGCCGGGATAAGAGCGTCGATTAGCGGTGAACGTGAGCGAGGGGGCCGCCTTCGACCCTTGCCATGACGGAGAAGGCTACCGACGCCCGGAGCGTGCTTTTGCGCGCCGGGCAGGGGGAATCTTAAAACAAAAGCTACGCCCGTAGAAAGCCCCGGCGCCCCTCTTTCGGACGCGGGTTCGACTCCCGCCATCTCCACCATTCGGACCGTACTCGAACTTTTGAGTGCGGTCCTTTTTCTTGTATGTTGTAGAAGATCATCGCCTGGCCGTTTCTGACCTCGATCCGGGCGATGAACGTGTCAACGAGACGCTGCCGGAAGGCGGCGTCTTTTGTATCCCCATTTCTGAACGAACGAAGCCAAGCCCCGACCGCCTCACTGGTGAGCCGGGGCTTTTTCATTTCTGCCCGCTCAATCTCCACGAGCAGCTCCTCCTCTTCGGC encodes the following:
- a CDS encoding uracil-xanthine permease family protein, whose amino-acid sequence is MELLKKLNRLLFPRSEEYEKLGAKKALALGFQHAFAMSCATILVPLLTGLDVGVALFCAGCGTLIFHLCTGGRMPTFLGSSFAFISALCGVIGNQSFGATYDEQVSAAMGGIIAAGAFYLLLALIIRLFGRGLIDKLFPPVVRGVGITLIGLNLASSAINNIQTQYGPDGSALPIFGEGYDMPTYVWAWILAAVVCLTAVVLSSCGRGMVKMSSIVIALVGGYVLSLILTKTGIAPAALMNTGVIADYDWVQVPHFVLPSFNITAIGMIAPIAIVTCVEHVGDVYANGAVVGKDFTQDPGLHRTMLGDGLATVFAGLVGGPPNTTYSENTAVLAATGNYNPASLRIAALVALVVSFFGKAIGVIQSVPNCVLGGACIVLYGMIASVGLRTLVENHVDFTKNRNLCIAAVMLVLAIGGAVIGNATFNFTNIGLGIIVGIILNLAIPDREPAEPGLVAHSVDKSEVVPERKRK
- a CDS encoding spore coat protein CotJB, translated to MSENTRQALRRKISAMQFACWELHLFLDTHPNNCEAARRLEEYRQRLSQQVREYEEAFGPLNELSRDTSRWDWINGPWPWEREDNE
- a CDS encoding spore coat associated protein CotJA yields the protein MTDKLEHCGPDPTPLPTDPVPAMAYVPYQQWSSTLHSAERALDTGTLFPVLDKPFYGRRGGEPR
- a CDS encoding XRE family transcriptional regulator; protein product: MNFPEQLKAARAASGRTQAEMASELGVDKTTYCGYETGRRQPDINKLRQLIALLDVSADQLLGTEGSGSATPEELEKLRRYRLLDVHGRDLVDTILQKEYERMTRPKLLEKEKHGWVTYINCYDLAVSAGSGEPWVDAAYTTRLEIPGELVPERAHFCVRVNGDSMEPAYRDGDIVFVERVEGFVNEGEIGIFFLNGDGYIKRLGQGELLSLNPKYGPIPVHDYDALFCQGRALGKLSTLGRHIKSPFA
- a CDS encoding terminase small subunit, which produces MGRKKLSGKRYSDLCESYFLQCGREGRHPSLPGLALALGMDSREELERLAAESRGGGAAAVRRAITRVEEFNVQSAFQKDTAQSAKFILQCGFGYGEKRGKKDREDIKVEIEE
- a CDS encoding PBSX family phage terminase large subunit produces the protein MRVTIPRGAFNPVYLPLLREEESRYLVLYGGAGSGKSVFAAQRLLIRLLEQPGRNLLVARAVAAAHRDSTYALFKQVIGRWGLEEVFQCMDGEPRICCVNGGEIIFKGLTDPEKLKSVTFSGGELTDVWIEEASELGEGQFNQLDLRLRGRGLKKQMTLTFNPVSSEHWIKRRFFDREDQRARVLKTTYRDNLFLDGDYRRTLEGYRESDPYYYQVYCLGEWGVLGGGVFHPGKVAGRLRDAPEPAERGEFAFETGYDGAVGRVLMREESVSFARQESGCVSVYSPPEPGREYVVGGDTAGEGSDYFVAQVLDLESGEQVCVLRGRMDEDVFARQVYCLGLWYNRALLAVECNFSSYPLRELERLGYMNLYVREGGRLGFRTTSSTRPVIIAGLVEVARDHVEWINHRETLREMLSFVRNQRGRAEAQAGAHDDCVMALCIAYQVRRERQETEAQWSFTVSRTRDE
- a CDS encoding phage holin family protein, coding for MENFNGIKNIALGALAAAGAVIAQALGGWDGTLKALLAFMAADYVTGLVVAAVFRRSPKTERGALSSRAGFLGLVKKCDILLLVLLAVLLDEATGSGIIRAGVCLFFTANEGLSILENLGLMGVPYPGFLRDMLEAMRKKNDDDVEGEG
- a CDS encoding peptidoglycan recognition protein family protein translates to MNIVKKLCPQERYNIKCPYLREPDRIVVHNTANDAPAANEINYMINRPEEVSFHFAADDTEVVQGLPLERNAWASGDGLGAGNLRGIHVEICYSKSGGERFQRAEENAARLLAELLKERGWGLDRVTKHQDYDGKYCPHRTLDLGWERFLKMVKKYLEQEDNVDYNTFKRYMDRYNRELAAAQVSGWAGESWGWAKENGLLDGSAPKAPLTREQAAAVLSRVLKDGAGT
- a CDS encoding peptidoglycan DD-metalloendopeptidase family protein gives rise to the protein MFCTVRVKRRARGLVLAGALALAVLVPVLSGVWAAGEEARRDFIKWVDFEAPESVLERALEVDVESHEEGQPVDWIDLLAYLAAKYGGDFKLYKQADFDSAVERLKAGEDLSETPSYSYYREAYGAVLGGFVGEFQVEGDEGWESCYGLKAYSPLAKTFPYSDYDDFGAGRDYGYRRRHLGHDMMAAVGTPVIAVESGTVEALGWNQYGGWRIGIRSFDGLRYHYYAHLRQNRPYAQGLEQGDTVMAGDVIGYVGRTGYSATENTNGIEQSHLHYGLQLIFDESQKEGNGEIWVDVYQICRMLRGHQSEVEREAETKEWRRVRGFREEIRGLDKKTLE